In a single window of the Drosophila albomicans strain 15112-1751.03 chromosome 3, ASM965048v2, whole genome shotgun sequence genome:
- the LOC117570138 gene encoding serine/threonine-protein phosphatase rdgC isoform X2: MYLVMDENGQKYIITLCVRKKHVSSIRAAIFIQKWYRQHQARQEMRKRCNWQIFQNLEYASEQDQAELYKFFHELIKHMPQAAGTGNKSPTSTCTALLEESEALMEEVGDIVSTKVEIPIMKSHIDLLIDVFRKKRSNRLHPKYVVLILREAAKSLKEMPNLSMVSTAVSQQVTVCGDLHGKLDDLLVVLCKNGLPSTSNPYVFNGDFVDRGKKGLEVLLLLLSLYLAFPNAVFLNRGNHEDSVMNARYGFSREVERKYPRNYKRLLRLIDEVYRWLPLGSIINNRVLIVHGGFSDNTDLDLIKSIDRSKYVSILRPPLTEGQPLDKAEWQQIFDIMWSDPQSVPGCIPNTLRGAGVWFGPDTTEKFLERHRLSYMIRSHECKPNGHEFTHDNKVITIFSASNYYALGSNKGAYIRLNNQLVPRFVQYISAASQAKKLTFKQRVGIVESAALKELAVKMREYRDELETEFKKYDPDDKGYITISKWCYVMEKVTKLGLPWRLLREKLAPGTDSKSVNYFRTLDLLDTDVILEAEADGTSVMDALYANKTSLETIFNIIDADKSGEITLDEFEKAIDLLDAHMPGDTSKSEMLEKCRMMDLNGDGKVDLNEFLEAFRLSDIHRKQQQEADIRKRSTTRSSINQPPSDSVTKLANIISKNTLIIEQDIDPMDCESKIIEPTK; the protein is encoded by the exons ATGTACTTGGTAATGGATGAAAATG GACAGAAgtatattataactttgtgcgtACGGAAAAAGCATGTatcat CAATCAGAGCTGCAATATTCATTCAGAAATGGTATCGGCAGCATCAGGCCAGACAGGAAATGAGAAAGCGTTGTAATTGGCAAATCTTCCAGAACTTGGAGTATGCCAGCGAACAGGACCAAGCCGAG TTGTACAAATTTTTCCATGAGCTCATCAAGCACATGCCCCAGGCAGCTGGGACAGGGAACAAAAGTCCAACGTCAACATGCA CTGCTCTTTTGGAAGAAAGTGAGGCGCTAATGGAAGAAGTGGGCGATATTGTGTCTACCAAAGTTGAAATACCCATAATGAAGAGTCACATAGACCTACTTATCGATGTGTTCCGCAAGAAGAGA AGCAATCGTTTGCATCCCAAGTATGTTGTGCTAATACTCAGAGAAGCTGCCAAGTCACTCAAGGAAATGCCTAACCTCTCGATGGTTTCCACTGCGGTGTCGCAGCAAGTGACAGTTTGTGGGGATCTGCATGGCAAACTGGATGATTTGCTAGTTGTGCTATGCAAG AATGGGCTGCCGTCCACTTCTAATCCTTATGTCTTCAACGGTGACTTTGTGGACAGAGGAAAGAAGGGACTTGAGGTTCTTCTGCTATTACTGTCGCTTTATTTGGCATTCCCCAATGCTGTATTCCTCAATCGTGGCAATCATGAGGACAGCGTAATGAATGCTCGCTATGGCTTTAGTCGCGAAGTAGAGCGCAAGTATCCA CGCAATTATAAACGATTGTTGCGCTTAATCGATGAAGTTTATCGCTGGCTGCCACTGGGATCAATTATAAACAATCGTGTTCTGATTGTGCATGGCGGTTTCTCGGATAACACAGATCTGGATCTCATTAAATCTATAGATAGAAGCAAG TACGTTTCGATTTTGCGACCGCCGCTCACTGAAGGTCAGCCGCTGGACAAAGCTGAGTGGCAGCAG ATTTTCGATATTATGTGGAGCGATCCACAGTCTGTGCCTGGCTGTATACCAAATACTTTGCGTGGAGCTGGTGTTTGGTTTGGTCCAGACACCACTGAAAAGTTCTTGGAGCGCCATAGACTCAGCTACATGATCAGATCACACGAATGCAAGCCAAATGGGCACGAGTTTACGCATGACAACAAG gTCATCACCATATTCTCTGCCTCCAACTACTATGCCCTGGGGTCCAATAAAGGGGCGTACATACGCCTTAATAACCAGTTGGTGCCACGATTTGTCCAGTACATCTCGGCTGCCTCACAGGCCAAGAAACTCACCTTCAAGCAGCGCGTAGGCATCGTGGAGAGTGCTGCCTTAAAGGAGCTGGCCGTTAAGATGCGCGAGTATCGCGATGAGCTGGAGACCGAGTTTAAGAAGTACGATCCAGATGATAAGGGCTACATAACCATCTCGAAGTGGTGCTATGTTATGGAGAAGGTGACCAAGTTGGGACTGCCCTGGCGTCTACTGCGCGAGAAACTTGCACCGGGAACCGACAGCAAGAGTGTCAACTATTTCCGAACATTGGATCTGCTGGATACGGATGTTATA TTGGAAGCAGAAGCTGATGGCACATCAGTTATGGATGCTTTGTATGCCAACAAGACTAGTTTGGAgaccatttttaatataatagatGCCGATAAATCTG GCGAAATAACACTTGATGAGTTTGAGAAGGCAATTGATCTCCTGGATGCCCATATGCCGGGTGACACATCCAAATCTGAAATGCTAGAAAAATGCCGAATGATGGATCTCAATGGCGATGGCAAAGTGGATCTCAATGAGTTCCTCGAGGCCTTTAGATTAAGTGATATACATagaaagcaacagcaagaggCGGATATTCGCAAGCGTTCCACGACCAGATCTAGCATTAATCAGCCTCCGTCGGACTCGGTGACAAAGTTGGCCAACATTAT
- the LOC117570138 gene encoding serine/threonine-protein phosphatase rdgC isoform X3: MYLVMDENAIRAAIFIQKWYRQHQARQEMRKRCNWQIFQNLEYASEQDQAELYKFFHELIKHMPQAAGTGNKSPTSTCTALLEESEALMEEVGDIVSTKVEIPIMKSHIDLLIDVFRKKRSNRLHPKYVVLILREAAKSLKEMPNLSMVSTAVSQQVTVCGDLHGKLDDLLVVLCKNGLPSTSNPYVFNGDFVDRGKKGLEVLLLLLSLYLAFPNAVFLNRGNHEDSVMNARYGFSREVERKYPRNYKRLLRLIDEVYRWLPLGSIINNRVLIVHGGFSDNTDLDLIKSIDRSKYVSILRPPLTEGQPLDKAEWQQIFDIMWSDPQSVPGCIPNTLRGAGVWFGPDTTEKFLERHRLSYMIRSHECKPNGHEFTHDNKVITIFSASNYYALGSNKGAYIRLNNQLVPRFVQYISAASQAKKLTFKQRVGIVESAALKELAVKMREYRDELETEFKKYDPDDKGYITISKWCYVMEKVTKLGLPWRLLREKLAPGTDSKSVNYFRTLDLLDTDVILEAEADGTSVMDALYANKTSLETIFNIIDADKSGEITLDEFEKAIDLLDAHMPGDTSKSEMLEKCRMMDLNGDGKVDLNEFLEAFRLSDIHRKQQQEADIRKRSTTRSSINQPPSDSVTKLANIISKNTLIIEQDIDPMDCESKIIEPTK; this comes from the exons ATGTACTTGGTAATGGATGAAAATG CAATCAGAGCTGCAATATTCATTCAGAAATGGTATCGGCAGCATCAGGCCAGACAGGAAATGAGAAAGCGTTGTAATTGGCAAATCTTCCAGAACTTGGAGTATGCCAGCGAACAGGACCAAGCCGAG TTGTACAAATTTTTCCATGAGCTCATCAAGCACATGCCCCAGGCAGCTGGGACAGGGAACAAAAGTCCAACGTCAACATGCA CTGCTCTTTTGGAAGAAAGTGAGGCGCTAATGGAAGAAGTGGGCGATATTGTGTCTACCAAAGTTGAAATACCCATAATGAAGAGTCACATAGACCTACTTATCGATGTGTTCCGCAAGAAGAGA AGCAATCGTTTGCATCCCAAGTATGTTGTGCTAATACTCAGAGAAGCTGCCAAGTCACTCAAGGAAATGCCTAACCTCTCGATGGTTTCCACTGCGGTGTCGCAGCAAGTGACAGTTTGTGGGGATCTGCATGGCAAACTGGATGATTTGCTAGTTGTGCTATGCAAG AATGGGCTGCCGTCCACTTCTAATCCTTATGTCTTCAACGGTGACTTTGTGGACAGAGGAAAGAAGGGACTTGAGGTTCTTCTGCTATTACTGTCGCTTTATTTGGCATTCCCCAATGCTGTATTCCTCAATCGTGGCAATCATGAGGACAGCGTAATGAATGCTCGCTATGGCTTTAGTCGCGAAGTAGAGCGCAAGTATCCA CGCAATTATAAACGATTGTTGCGCTTAATCGATGAAGTTTATCGCTGGCTGCCACTGGGATCAATTATAAACAATCGTGTTCTGATTGTGCATGGCGGTTTCTCGGATAACACAGATCTGGATCTCATTAAATCTATAGATAGAAGCAAG TACGTTTCGATTTTGCGACCGCCGCTCACTGAAGGTCAGCCGCTGGACAAAGCTGAGTGGCAGCAG ATTTTCGATATTATGTGGAGCGATCCACAGTCTGTGCCTGGCTGTATACCAAATACTTTGCGTGGAGCTGGTGTTTGGTTTGGTCCAGACACCACTGAAAAGTTCTTGGAGCGCCATAGACTCAGCTACATGATCAGATCACACGAATGCAAGCCAAATGGGCACGAGTTTACGCATGACAACAAG gTCATCACCATATTCTCTGCCTCCAACTACTATGCCCTGGGGTCCAATAAAGGGGCGTACATACGCCTTAATAACCAGTTGGTGCCACGATTTGTCCAGTACATCTCGGCTGCCTCACAGGCCAAGAAACTCACCTTCAAGCAGCGCGTAGGCATCGTGGAGAGTGCTGCCTTAAAGGAGCTGGCCGTTAAGATGCGCGAGTATCGCGATGAGCTGGAGACCGAGTTTAAGAAGTACGATCCAGATGATAAGGGCTACATAACCATCTCGAAGTGGTGCTATGTTATGGAGAAGGTGACCAAGTTGGGACTGCCCTGGCGTCTACTGCGCGAGAAACTTGCACCGGGAACCGACAGCAAGAGTGTCAACTATTTCCGAACATTGGATCTGCTGGATACGGATGTTATA TTGGAAGCAGAAGCTGATGGCACATCAGTTATGGATGCTTTGTATGCCAACAAGACTAGTTTGGAgaccatttttaatataatagatGCCGATAAATCTG GCGAAATAACACTTGATGAGTTTGAGAAGGCAATTGATCTCCTGGATGCCCATATGCCGGGTGACACATCCAAATCTGAAATGCTAGAAAAATGCCGAATGATGGATCTCAATGGCGATGGCAAAGTGGATCTCAATGAGTTCCTCGAGGCCTTTAGATTAAGTGATATACATagaaagcaacagcaagaggCGGATATTCGCAAGCGTTCCACGACCAGATCTAGCATTAATCAGCCTCCGTCGGACTCGGTGACAAAGTTGGCCAACATTAT
- the LOC117570138 gene encoding serine/threonine-protein phosphatase rdgC isoform X1: MLCSCGCLQKAGGGGKRRSSSSVEDASSSRMSELESNSRPQTTEAASTRTSSLLQLFHRKGPKCFRKPQRPKSPMQAEKTIRAAIFIQKWYRQHQARQEMRKRCNWQIFQNLEYASEQDQAELYKFFHELIKHMPQAAGTGNKSPTSTCTALLEESEALMEEVGDIVSTKVEIPIMKSHIDLLIDVFRKKRSNRLHPKYVVLILREAAKSLKEMPNLSMVSTAVSQQVTVCGDLHGKLDDLLVVLCKNGLPSTSNPYVFNGDFVDRGKKGLEVLLLLLSLYLAFPNAVFLNRGNHEDSVMNARYGFSREVERKYPRNYKRLLRLIDEVYRWLPLGSIINNRVLIVHGGFSDNTDLDLIKSIDRSKYVSILRPPLTEGQPLDKAEWQQIFDIMWSDPQSVPGCIPNTLRGAGVWFGPDTTEKFLERHRLSYMIRSHECKPNGHEFTHDNKVITIFSASNYYALGSNKGAYIRLNNQLVPRFVQYISAASQAKKLTFKQRVGIVESAALKELAVKMREYRDELETEFKKYDPDDKGYITISKWCYVMEKVTKLGLPWRLLREKLAPGTDSKSVNYFRTLDLLDTDVILEAEADGTSVMDALYANKTSLETIFNIIDADKSGEITLDEFEKAIDLLDAHMPGDTSKSEMLEKCRMMDLNGDGKVDLNEFLEAFRLSDIHRKQQQEADIRKRSTTRSSINQPPSDSVTKLANIISKNTLIIEQDIDPMDCESKIIEPTK; the protein is encoded by the exons ATGCTCTGCAGTTGCGGATGTCTGCAGAAGgctggcggcggtggcaaGCGACGCAGCTCCTCGTCGGTGGAAGACGCCTCATCGAGTCGGATGTCCGAACTGGAGTCCAATAGCCGGCCGCAAACAACGGAGGCGGCCAGCACACGGACCTCCAGTCTGCTGCAATTATTTCACAGGAAAGGTCCAAAGTGCTTCCGCAAGCCCCAGCGACCCAAGAGCCCGATGCAGGCCGAGAAAA CAATCAGAGCTGCAATATTCATTCAGAAATGGTATCGGCAGCATCAGGCCAGACAGGAAATGAGAAAGCGTTGTAATTGGCAAATCTTCCAGAACTTGGAGTATGCCAGCGAACAGGACCAAGCCGAG TTGTACAAATTTTTCCATGAGCTCATCAAGCACATGCCCCAGGCAGCTGGGACAGGGAACAAAAGTCCAACGTCAACATGCA CTGCTCTTTTGGAAGAAAGTGAGGCGCTAATGGAAGAAGTGGGCGATATTGTGTCTACCAAAGTTGAAATACCCATAATGAAGAGTCACATAGACCTACTTATCGATGTGTTCCGCAAGAAGAGA AGCAATCGTTTGCATCCCAAGTATGTTGTGCTAATACTCAGAGAAGCTGCCAAGTCACTCAAGGAAATGCCTAACCTCTCGATGGTTTCCACTGCGGTGTCGCAGCAAGTGACAGTTTGTGGGGATCTGCATGGCAAACTGGATGATTTGCTAGTTGTGCTATGCAAG AATGGGCTGCCGTCCACTTCTAATCCTTATGTCTTCAACGGTGACTTTGTGGACAGAGGAAAGAAGGGACTTGAGGTTCTTCTGCTATTACTGTCGCTTTATTTGGCATTCCCCAATGCTGTATTCCTCAATCGTGGCAATCATGAGGACAGCGTAATGAATGCTCGCTATGGCTTTAGTCGCGAAGTAGAGCGCAAGTATCCA CGCAATTATAAACGATTGTTGCGCTTAATCGATGAAGTTTATCGCTGGCTGCCACTGGGATCAATTATAAACAATCGTGTTCTGATTGTGCATGGCGGTTTCTCGGATAACACAGATCTGGATCTCATTAAATCTATAGATAGAAGCAAG TACGTTTCGATTTTGCGACCGCCGCTCACTGAAGGTCAGCCGCTGGACAAAGCTGAGTGGCAGCAG ATTTTCGATATTATGTGGAGCGATCCACAGTCTGTGCCTGGCTGTATACCAAATACTTTGCGTGGAGCTGGTGTTTGGTTTGGTCCAGACACCACTGAAAAGTTCTTGGAGCGCCATAGACTCAGCTACATGATCAGATCACACGAATGCAAGCCAAATGGGCACGAGTTTACGCATGACAACAAG gTCATCACCATATTCTCTGCCTCCAACTACTATGCCCTGGGGTCCAATAAAGGGGCGTACATACGCCTTAATAACCAGTTGGTGCCACGATTTGTCCAGTACATCTCGGCTGCCTCACAGGCCAAGAAACTCACCTTCAAGCAGCGCGTAGGCATCGTGGAGAGTGCTGCCTTAAAGGAGCTGGCCGTTAAGATGCGCGAGTATCGCGATGAGCTGGAGACCGAGTTTAAGAAGTACGATCCAGATGATAAGGGCTACATAACCATCTCGAAGTGGTGCTATGTTATGGAGAAGGTGACCAAGTTGGGACTGCCCTGGCGTCTACTGCGCGAGAAACTTGCACCGGGAACCGACAGCAAGAGTGTCAACTATTTCCGAACATTGGATCTGCTGGATACGGATGTTATA TTGGAAGCAGAAGCTGATGGCACATCAGTTATGGATGCTTTGTATGCCAACAAGACTAGTTTGGAgaccatttttaatataatagatGCCGATAAATCTG GCGAAATAACACTTGATGAGTTTGAGAAGGCAATTGATCTCCTGGATGCCCATATGCCGGGTGACACATCCAAATCTGAAATGCTAGAAAAATGCCGAATGATGGATCTCAATGGCGATGGCAAAGTGGATCTCAATGAGTTCCTCGAGGCCTTTAGATTAAGTGATATACATagaaagcaacagcaagaggCGGATATTCGCAAGCGTTCCACGACCAGATCTAGCATTAATCAGCCTCCGTCGGACTCGGTGACAAAGTTGGCCAACATTAT